In Anopheles gambiae chromosome 2, idAnoGambNW_F1_1, whole genome shotgun sequence, a single window of DNA contains:
- the LOC1274668 gene encoding TBC1 domain family member 22B has protein sequence MSSGSASTASTAGGTTTSADGTTSSSFWRNNSRTIPGRPTTVTNRIGSGRTIGAGSSGGSSSFQDYQDSVSDAWDLGDDEFCIISGVVDTRISKRASQTAALNVIKTHKSGAGGSVSKPQTSVHLDTQELLTGPATNPIEQQQSGGGDAHLEAELRIESLDIQSQSQQQQHQQHQQQQQQQQSSNDGVGYAHDQRLRQRFHAYPGRPQLLKLSSNVASKDVECESKYEKFSNILEAPLLNLIALKELSWSGVPRKMRAVTWRLLSGYLPTSLERRQTVLERKRVDYRKLVQQYFDADCRDESQQDTYRQIHIDVPRMNPHVALFQQKLVQEMFERILFIWAIRHPASGYVQGINDLVTPFFIVFLQEAVGPDKDLEQCQLSDLSIEQRDIIESDSFWCLSKFLDCIQDNYIFAQLGIQAKVNQLKELIQRIDGTLHRHLQMHGVDYLQFSFRWMNNLLTRELPLYCTIRLWDTYLAESDGFAVFQLYVCAAFLLHWREQLLQEKDFQGLMLLLQNLPTHNWMDSHIGVLVAEAFRLKFTYADAPKHLEAKS, from the exons ATGAGTAGCGGTAGCGCCAGTACTGCTAGTACTGCCGGTGGTACTACTACTTCGGCCGATGGTACGACTTCCTCTTCCTTTTGGCGCAACAACAGCCGTACCATACCCGGTCGACCTACCACGGTCACCAATCGTATAGGGAGCGGGCGGACTATCGGAGCTGGCTCATCGGGTGGCAGTTCGTCGTTCCAGGATTATCAGGACTCCGTTAGCGATGCGTGGGACCTCGGCGACGATGAATTCTGCATTATTTCCGGTGTAGTGGATACGCGCATATCAAAACGAGCTTCACAGACGGCGGCACTGAATGTGATTAAAACTCACAAGAGCGGTGCTGGCGGCAGTGTATCTAAACCACAAACCTCCGTCCACCTGGACACACAGGAATTATTGACTGGCCCCGCTACGAATCCGATTGAGCAACAGCAGAGCGGCGGTGGTGATGCGCACTTGGAGGCAGAGTTGAGAATAGAAAGCTTAGATATCCAATCCCAgtcccagcagcaacagcatcagcaacaccaacaacaacagcagcagcagcaatcgtcCAACGATGGAGTTGGATACGCGCACGATCAACG ACTTCGACAACGGTTTCATGCGTATCCTGGACGTCcacaattattaaaattatccTCAAATGTGGCGTCGAAGGATGTGGAGTGTGAATCAAAGTACGAAAAGTTTAGTAACATCCTCGAGGCACCGCTACTGAATCTGATCGCGCTAAAGGAACTCAGTTGGTCGGGCGTGCCACGCAAAATGCGAGCAGTTACCTGGCGACTGCTTTCGGGTTACCTTCCCACCAGCTTAGAGCGCCGTCAAACGGTGCTGGAGCGGAAGCGTGTCGACTACCGAAAGCTGGTGCAGCAGTACTTTGATGCGGACTGTCGCGATGAAAGTCAGCAGGACACCTACCGCCAAATCCATATCGATGTTCCCCGAATGAATCCACACGTGGCGCTGTTTCAGCAGAAGCTCGTACAGGAGATGTTTGAGCGAATACTGTTCATCTGGGCCATCCGACACCCCGCTTCGGGGTACGTGCAGGGTATCAACGATCTCGTAACAccatttttcatcgtttttctACAGGAAGCTGTCGGACCGG ATAAAGATTTGGAGCAGTGCCAACTGAGTGACCTCAGCATTGAGCAGCGGGACATTATCGAATCTGATTCATTTTGGTGTTTGTCCAAATTTCTCGATTGCATCCAGGATAATTACATTTTTGCACAGCTCGGGATACAGGCAAAGGTCAATCAGCTGAAGGAACTGATTCAGCGAATCGATG GAACGCTGCACAGACATCTGCAGATGCACGGTGTTGACTATCTGCAATTTTCGTTCCGATGGATGAACAATCTCCTAACACGTGAACTGCCACTCTACTGCACTATCCGGCTGTGGGACACCTATTTGGCCGAGTCGGACGGTTTCGCCGTGTTTCAACTGTACGTGTGCGCCGCATTTTTGCTGCACTGGCGGGAACAGTTGCTGCAGGAAAAAGATTTCCAG GgtttgatgctgttgctgcaaaaTCTACCCACACACAACTGGATGGATTCGCATATCGGAGTGCTGGTGGCCGAAGCGTTTCGCCTTAAGTTCACCTATGCCGATGCCCCAAAGCACCTCGAAGCCAAAAGTTGA
- the LOC1274666 gene encoding ran-binding protein 3 encodes MANVERDDNMLNEEQESSQSNSSNGSSSVVQPSSFQLKSSVLRQSTFGGSAFLGGGGSSSSNSISSSPSLAGFAGGNAGLANSFNLKPSVLKPSQLSFGGIGSIKEGNGAAADKNGNDAVAPAPTNPFLKTQFSEDEPSDADAKGGSAESSKSATDKDGDNSTNSNNIDPLAKLKSASLPKSNLFANVKKSTLSEASCGFVFGQNVHERVTGENLSNASANTLPTTGFSFATSVAATAGESGTGGAGGNTANTASSNASGTATGKDGSDSSDGSSREPKDRESLEEAARRYEESRGALKRKYEEVETITGEEDERNVVEINCKLFAFAKSNWEERGHGTLRLNDKDNNESRVVFRQSGNLRVLINTKVWAGMVAQQPSQKSLRLTAIDSTGQIKVFLVMSRPEVITKLHKELSKRIETAKQTAEQEAAKENKDDNKPAVPIAPSSLDDAGSDDGSSIPVPADTEHLLSNADDADEPSSKKRASITSPPSS; translated from the exons ATGGCGAATGTTGAAA GAGACGACAACATGTTGAATGAAGAGCAAGAATCGTCCCAATCCAACAGCAGCAATGGTTCAAGCAGTGTGGTGCAACCATCCAGCTTCCAGCTGAAATCAAGCGTCCTTAGACAGTCTACCTTTGGCGGATCTGCGTTCCTTGGGGGAGGTGGTTCTTCATCGAGCAACAGCATATCGTCCTCGCCATCCCTAGCCGGCTTTGCCGGCGGTAATGCTGGCTTGGCAAACAGTTTCAACCTGAAACCAAGCGTGCTGAAACCATCACAGCTATCGTTTGGCGGAATCGGAAGCATCAAAGAAGGCAACGGTGCGGCTGCAGATAAGAATGGTAACGATGCCGTCGCACCGGCCCCTACAAATCCCTTCCTGAAGACGCAGTTCAGCGAGGATGAACCATCGGATGCGGATGCAAAGGGTGGCTCGGCGGAAAGTAGCAAATCGGCAACGGACAAGGATGGCGACAACAGTACGAACAGCAACAATATCGATCCTTTGGCAAAGCTGAAAAGTGCCTCCCTGCCGAAGTCGAACCTATTCGCGAATGTGAAAAAATCGACGCTGAGCGAAGCGTCGTGCGGATTTGTGTTTGGCCAAAATGTCCACGAACGTGTGACGGGTGAAAATCTTAGCAATGCCAGTGCCAACACTCTTCCAACCACTGGCTTTTCATTCGCCACAAGCGTAGCGGCAACAGCGGGCGAAAGTGGTACGGGTGGAGCGGGGGGCAATACAGCGAACACAGCTTCGTCGAACGCTTCCGGCACCGCAACCGGCAAGGATGGGTCCGACTCTTCGGATGGCAGCAGCCGGGAGCCAAAGGATCGCGAAAGTCTGGAGGAAGCTGCCCGCCGCTATGAGGAAAGCCGGGGAGCACTGAAACGCAAGTACGAAGAGGTCGAGACCATCACTGGCGAAGAGGACGAACGGAACGTGGTCGAAATTAATTGCAAGCTGTTTGCGTTCGCCAAGTCGAACTGGGAGGAGCGTGGTCACGGCACGCTGCGACTTAATGATAAAGACAACAATGAATCTCGCGTTGTATTTCGGCAGTCCGGCAATCTTCGTGTATTGATCAACACTAAG GTATGGGCCGGAATGGTCGCACAACAACCGAGTCAAAAAAGTCTGCGTCTTACAGCTATTGACAGCACTGGACAGATAAAGGTGTTTCTAGTGATG TCCCGTCCAGAAGTGATTACGAAGCTCCATAAAGAGCTTTCGAAGCGCATTGAAACGGCGAAGCAAACGGCCGAGCAGGAGGCAGCAAAGGAAAATAAGGATGATAATAAGCCCGCGGTCCCTATTGCTCCATCCAGCTTAGATGACGCTGGATCAGACGACGGTTCCTCCATACCCGTACCGGCGGACACCGAACATTTACTATCGAACgcagatgatgctgatgagcCTAGTTCAAAGAAACGAGCCAGCATAACGTCACCACCGTCCTCCTAA
- the LOC1274667 gene encoding puff-specific protein Bx42: MSLSTVLPAPSNPVWDRDDERKMKTPSMGALVSAKVAAPPYGQRKGWIPRTDADFGDGGAFPEIHVAQYPLGMGAPGNASKKSNALAVQLDQTGKVKYDAIARQGHSKDKIVYSNINQLLPAEVLAEDSEELQMPDQETINEITENTRKALEKLTNQKIVSAMPVRAAEKQAPAQYIRYTPSQQGDAFNSGAKQRIIRMVEAQVDPMEPPRFRINKKIPRGPPSPPAPVLHSPTRKVTVKEQKEWKVPPCISNWKNAKGYTIPLDKRLAADGRGLQQVHINEKFAKMAEALYIADRKAREAVEARAQLEKKLAQKEKEKKEDMLRQMAQRARDERAGIRHPDAAGESLAGGSGTTDLRERDEIRAERHRERARDRNLARAAPEKRSKLQRERERDISEQIALGMPAKTNLAGESQFDQRLFNTSKGMDSGYGDDEAYNVYDKPWRDSGTLGQHLYRPSKSIDNDAYGADLDKIVNTNRFVPDKEFSGTDRSAQNVRQGPVQFEKEEDPFGLDQFLSMAKKAPKRKEDSFAGASGSGSSSRDKDRKKRRD, encoded by the exons ATGTCACTGTCCACTGTTTTGCCCGCGCCATCCAATCCCGTTTGGGATCGAGATGATGAGCGCAAGATGAAGACACCATCGATGGGCGCATTGGTAAGCGCCAAGGTTGCAGCCCCTCCGTACGGACAGCGCAAAGGATGGATCCCTAGAACTGATGCAGATTTTGGCGATGGAGGTGCTTTTCCGGAAATTCATGTGGCCCAGTATCCTTTGG GTATGGGTGCTCCCGGAAATGCGTCCAAGAAATCGAACGCGCTGGCGGTACAGCTAGACCAAACAGGGAAGGTGAAGTACGATGCCATTGCTCGCCAGGGCCACTCGAAGGACAAAATTGTGTATTCCAACATCAACCAACTGCTTCCAGCGGAAGTGCTGGCCGAGGACTCGGAAGAACTGCAAATGCCTGACCAAGAGACGATTAACGAAATAACGGAAAACActcgcaaagcgttggaaaagcTGACAAACCAGAAGATCGTATCGGCTATGCCGGTGAGAGCCGCCGAAAAGCAAGCGCCCGCACAGTACATCCGCTACACGCCGTCCCAGCAGGGCGATGCGTTCAATTCCGGCGCGAAACAGCGCATCATTCGTATGGTGGAAGCACAAGTGGATCCGATGGAACCGCCCCGTTTCCGCATCAACAAAAAGATCCCCCGCGGGCCGCCTTCTCCTCCTGCGCCGGTACTGCACTCTCCCACGAGAAAAGTCACGGTAAAGGAGCAGAAGGAATGGAAAGTACCGCCTTGCATTTCGAACTGGAAAAACGCAAAGGGTTACACTATTCCGCTAGACAAGCGTCTTGCTGCCGATGGCCGGGGTTTACAGCAGGTGCATATAAACGAAAAGTTCGCCAAGATGGCCGAAGCACTGTACATCGCCGATCGTAAGGCACGAGAGGCCGTGGAGGCTCGTGCACAGCTGGAAAAGAAATTGGcccaaaaagaaaaggaaaagaaggaagacATGCTTCGCCAAATGGCTCAACGTGCGCGTGACGAGCGGGCGGGAATTCGTCATCCGGATGCAGCTGGCGAAAGTCTTGCCGGGGGCTCGGGTACGACCGATTTGCGCGAGCGCGATGAGATACGTGCGGAAAGACACCGCGAGCGAGCCCGCGATCGTAACCTTGCAAGAGCTGCCCCGGAGAAGCGGTCGAAGCTACAGCGTGAGAGGGAGCGTGACATTTCGGAACAGATTGCACTGGGAATGCCAGCCAAAACTAACCTGGCAGGTGAATCACAGTTCGACCAGCGTCTATTCAATACCTCAAAGGGTATGGACTCTGGGTACGGGGACGATGAAGCATATAATGTTTACGACAAGCCGTGGCGTGACTCGGGCACCCTGGGACAACATTTGTACCGGCCGAGCAAATCAATCGACAACGACGCATACGGCGCAGATCTGGACAAGATCGTCAACACCAACAGATTCGTTCCCGATAAAGAGTTCAGCGGAACGGACCGCAGTGCACAGAATGTACGGCAAGGGCCGGTACAGTTCGAAAAGGAAGAGGATCCCTTTGGTTTGGACCAATTCTTGTCGATGGCCAAGAAAGCGCCTAAAAGGAAAGAAGATTCTTTTGCTGGCGCAAGTGGCAGCGGTAGCAGTAGCCGTGATAAGGATCGTAAAAAACGCAGGGATTAG
- the LOC1274665 gene encoding sideroflexin-1-3, producing the protein MAIELPRVNLDEPRYDQSTYLNRAKHFLIVTNPLNVFATEEQLDRAARIVRDYRAGKPVPDVSSVDELWSAKYLYDSAFHPDTGEKMLLVGRMSAQVPMNMTITGCMMTFYKSTPAVIFWQWFNQSFNAVVNYTNRSGASPISQEQLLTSYCMATGGALVTALSLNRLVRNAPPLVGRLVPLAAVAAANCINIPLMRIQEIKNGVTLLDKDGKELGQSVRAAKEGISAVTFSRILMAMPGMVFTPVLMNTLEKRGFLRRFPWANAPIQTLFCGLCLTFATPLCCALFSQKASISVDSIEEELRTKLRKERPELDVVYYNKGL; encoded by the exons ATGGCAATCGAACTACCTCGCGTTAACCTAGACGAGCCGCGCTATGACCAGAGTACCTACCTTAATCGTGCCAAGCATTTCCTTATCGTGACCAATCCGCTGAACGTATTTGCCACCGAGGAGCAGCTTGACCGGGCTGCCCGAATCGTGCGCGACTATCG CGCCGGCAAACCCGTCCCAGATGTGAGCAGTGTCGATGAGCTATGGAGCGCCAAATATCTGTACGACAGTGCATTCCATCCGGACACCGGCGAAAAGATGCTGCTCGTCGGTCGTATGTCGGCTCAGGTGCCGATGAACATGACCATCACTGGATGCATGATGACGTTCTACAAGTCGACACCCGCCGTCATCTTCTGGCAGTGGTTCAACCAATCGTTCAATGCCGTGGTCAACTACACGAACCGCTCCGGTGCGTCACCCATCAGCCAGGAGCAGCTGCTGACCTCGTACTGCATGGCAACAGGTGGCGCCCTGGTGACTGCACTTTCGCTTAACCGTCTCGTTCGG AATGCTCCGCCGCTCGTTGGACGCCTGGTGCCGCTTGCCGCTGTTGCCGCAGCCAATTGCATTAACATTCCGCTGATGCGCATACA GGaaatcaaaaacggtgtaacGCTGCTGGATAAGGATGGCAAGGAACTGGGTCAATCGGTTCGAGCAGCCAAGGAAGGAATATCGGCCGTCACGTTCAGCCGCATCTTGATGGCAATGCCTGGCATGG TGTTCACGCCGGTGCTGATGAATACGTTGGAAAAGCGTGGCTTCTTACGCCGCTTCCCGTGGGCCAATGCTCCGATCCAGACGCTCTTCTGTGGGTTGTGTCTTACGTTTGCTACACCACTCTGCTGTGCGCTGTTCAGCCAAAAGGCTTCCATTAGCGTCGACAGCATTGAGGAGGAACTGCGCACGAAACTGCGCAAGGAGCGTCCCGAGCTGGATGTCGTATACTACAACAAGGGTCTGTAG
- the LOC1274669 gene encoding uncharacterized protein LOC1274669 has protein sequence MASEISASSSTIGSNPGSGTSNPMEQDRPQPCTDDTCQEKFHKVLTAFLNRGFKINNDVYLEMIISHLSGKYCDDHRKFVKSTEVFQWLESILQQWESDRAPSTDISAFTLQLLAMIVENEWDFARIQNGSRMLDRFQECIQRNGKLQNPSIKLGHVLVLKAISRHAMGMSWIKQSGSWRICLDYYNGYQTIYITRETSLFIYEVLERFCTMGDYEEVKEIVRTILSPLIDCVWKSPEQDDAVLVNDYNSQKIISPLLNLMQTLFRKIIESKQRTRVAYFILYTYKFERNLWKFTDTMHDHTYLAKIWQTHIFANCARLCTMEIPPEDTVAVDLTFDRYTINFLNYVNFSIRRGNVQNVMLMAETHHSLWRILGDRAPEEVVLKNQSIRFGDQILLLQLFPVVYEMQCFATKDLPDYIEKFCTQLYDIACEFTIRLIYACRDIFQAYNLNVTELACKSIQGIVTTHKLPRPRAVIAFQAFVYLLKEFLPDMCCSVEGEGSVFGKADLMLSKPNLLSAIINGLMSLIENFKITWKECIESTAIVNFMLNLLANPNLPPRLVVLALKLTQTSIEHFLAPNLALLMDNISGSGLEHVGHIIYKRLHDLSWEARDSALELLASIVSISEIKFPAFQKHILDCDIIPVVEAAAKNDTEAYVRASALRCLTLMVKIRLLWDHSLSKLSLMNHLIDVIDNESEGVVRREAVNTVKEIYANHKIQPQCLDSVFSVLAYAAANDLYWEVKINALQFWRLVMCRQFQHQGMIDGTFPAVTFSKEHKKIVTLTDREIQTRLMKVLNELSLRGCLGVLLACLKDDCDLGVVKETIAIIDKLMSHLNKYNFLDYYQVVLRSGSSAAHPSSAKGDSSGLSPANANAVQGASSTNSSNSQQASPLAGRLSVIDTNYSEVKPPERASIEAGALQNQAQLDSTAAAATQSTGGTGTIPPRQQRRNDADYNSGNVACSSANADEIIDSIVNLNDMNLLSVTYNPHMTNVATAYGRQTGNDCGCDETLRHVDLFRQYASVSAEEFLRSVQSLDLSAIVASRQRWLENTESFGSLLDDVLFSYYAAEVNDADCY, from the exons ATGGCTTCCGAAATCAGTGCATCCTCATCAACGATAGGCAGCAATCCTGGCAGCGGGACAAGCAACCCTATGGAACAGGATCGACCCCAACCATGCACGGACGATACTTGCCAAGAAAAGTTTCACAAGGTGCTAACTGCTTTCCTGAACCGCGGATTTAAGATCAACAATGATGTGTATCTTGAAATGATAATCAGTCACCTGTCTGGCAAGTATTGCGATG ACCATCGTAAATTTGTCAAGTCTACGGAAGTATTCCAGTGGCTAGAGAGCATACTGCAGCAATGGGAAAGTGATCGTGCCCCATCAACAGATATTTCCGCCTTCACGCTCCAGCTGCTGGCGATGATCGTGGAGAACGAGTGGGATTTTGCACGCATTCAAAATGGAAGCCGGATGCTGGATCGTTTTCAGGAGTGTATTCAGCGTAATGGGAAGCTACAAAACCCATCCATCAAATTGGGCCACGTGCTGGTGCTGAAGGCAATCTCTCGCCATGCAATGGGCATGTCGTGGATCAAGCAATCCGGTTCTTGGCGGATTTGTTTGGACTACTACAATGGTTACCAGACGATCTACATAACGCGCGAGACGTCGCTGTTCATTTACGAGGTGCTGGAGCGCTTCTGTACGATGGGTGACTACGAAGAGGTGAAGGAAATCGTGCGCACCATCCTGTCTCCCCTGATTGACTGTGTTTGGAAGAGTCCGGAGCAGGACGATGCGGTGCTGGTGAATGATTATAACTCGCAAAAAATCATCTCTCCACTGCTAAACCTCATGCAAACGCTGTTTCGCAAAATCATCGAATCAAAACAACGCACCCGGGTCGCGTACTTCATTCTCTACACGTACAAATTCGAACGCAATCTCTGGAAGTTTACTGACACCATGCACGACCATACGTACCTTGCCAAAATCTGGCAAACCCACATCTTTGCCAATTGTGCCCGGTTGTGCACGATGGAAATCCCACCGGAGGACACGGTGGCAGTGGATCTGACCTTCGATCGGTACACGATAAACTTTCTAAACTACGTCAACTTTTCCATCCGACGGGGCAACGTCCAGAACGTGATGCTGATGGCCGAAACACACCATTCCTTGTGGCGCATTCTTGGCGATCGCGCTCCGGAAGAGGTTGTGCTGAAAAATCAGAGTATTCGTTTTGGCGACCAAATACTACTGCTGCAGCTCTTTCCGGTCGTTTACGAAATGCAGTGTTTCGCCACGAAAGATTTGCCGGATTATATCGAAAAGTTTTGCACACAGCTGTACGACATTGCGTGCGAGTTTACCATACGGTTGATTTACGCCTGTCGGGACATTTTTCAGGCGTACAATTTAAATGTGACCGAGTTGGCATGTAAATCAATTCAAGGAATTGTGACCACACACAAGCTACCCCGTCCGCGCGCTGTCATTGCGTTTCAAGCGTTCGTGTACTTGCTGAAGGAGTTCCTTCCCGATATGTGCTGCTCGGTCGAGGGAGAAGGAAGCGTCTTCGGCAAGGCGGATCTTATGCTAAGCAAACCTAATCTCCTGTCCGCAATCATCAATGGGTTGATGTCATTGATCGAAAACTTCAAAATCACCTGGAAAGAGTGCATCGAATCGACAGCGATTGTTAATTTCATGCTAAACTTGCTGGCAAACCCCAATCTTCCTCCGAGG CTGGTCGTGCTTGCACTAAAGCTCACCCAAACCTCCATCGAGCACTTCCTGGCCCCAAACCTTGCCCTGCTGATGGATAATATCTCTGGATCGGGACTGGAACATGTTGGCCACATAATCTATAAACGCCTGCACGATCTCAGCTGGGAGGCAAGGGATTCGGCACTCGAGTTGCTCGCATCGATTGTCAGCATATCGGAAATCA AATTTCCCGCTTTCCAAAAGCATATTCTCGATTGTGATATCATCCCGGTTGTAGAAGCTGCAGCAAAGAACGACACCGAAGCGTACGTCCGCGCTTCGGCCCTTCGCTGTCTGACGTTGATGGTCAAGATTCGGTTGCTGTGGGATCATTCGCTTTCCAAGCTTTCCTTAATG AATCACCTGATCGACGTTATCGATAACGAAAGTGAAGGAGTGGTTCGTCGCGAAGCGGTCAATACGGTAAAGGAAATCTACGCCAATCATAAAATACAACCGCAATGTTTGGACAGTGTGTTTTCCGTGCTAGCGTATGCTGCCGCAAACGATCTGTACTGGGAGGTGAAGATTAATGCGCTTCAGTTTTGGCGCCTGGTTATGTGCCGACAGTTTCAACATCAAGGGATGATTGACGGAACCTTCCCTGCGGTAACGTTCTCGAAGGAgcataaaaaaatcgttacaCTCACCGATCGGGAAATTCAAACACGCCTAATGAAGGTACTTAATGAGCTGTCGCTGCGCGGATGCCTGGGAGTGCTGCTCGCCTGTCTCAAAGACGATTGTGATCTAGGAGTGGTCAAAGAAACAATTGCCATCATCGATAAACTGATGTCGCATTTGAACAAGTACAACTTTCTAGACTATTATCAAGTTGTGTTGCGGTCTGGATCTTCCGCAGCACATCCATCAAGCGCTAAAGGCGATTCTTCCGGCCTTTCCCCGGCAAATGCCAATGCGGTACAAGGAGCATCATCTACGAACAGCTCAAACTCGCAGCAAGCTTCACCTTTGGCAGGGCGATTGTCGGTTATCGATACGAACTACTCCGAGGTGAAACCTCCTGAGCGAGCTTCGATAGAAGCGGGCGCTTTACAAAACCAGGCACAATTGGATTCGACAGCTGCCGCCGCAACCCAAAGTACCGGGGGGACTGGCACGATACCTCCTCGACAGCAGCGTAGAAACGATGCTGATTACAACAGCGGCAATGTGGCGTGCAGTTCGGCCAATGCCGACGAAATCATTGATTCTATTGTGAACCTCAACGATATGAACCTACTTTCAGTGACCTACAATCCTCACATGACGAACGTGGCGACTGCCTACGGGCGTCAAACGGGCAACGATTGCGGCTGTGACGAAACACTGCGACATGTGGACCTTTTCCGACAGTATGCTTCCGTCAGTGCGGAAGAGTTTTTGCGCTCCGTACAGTCGCTTGATCTATCCGCGATCGTGGCAAGTCGGCAGCGATGGCTAGAGAACACGGAAAGCTTCGGTTCACTTTTGGACGACGTATTGTTTTCGTACTACGCGGCCGAGGTTAACGATGCAGATTGTTACTGA